The window GCTTCGGCGCGGCCGGACGTCATCATCACCGACATCAACATGCCGCGCCTCGACGGCTTCGGCTTCATCGAGGGGGTGCGTCGCGACGCCCGCCTGCGCGCGGTGCCGATCCTGGTGCTGTCGACGGAAAGCCACGTCGAGAAGAAGCAGCGGGCCCGCGCGGCCGGCGCCACGGGCTGGATCGTCAAGCCCTTCGACGGCGCCAAGCTGGTCGACGCCGTGCGACGCGTCGCGGCCTGACCGCCGACAACCATCGAGCGCGGGGGATCGACCTTGGACGCCTTGGCCGAGATCAGACAGACCTTCTTCCAGGAATGCGACGAGCAGCTCGTCGAGCTCGAGGCCGGGCTCCTCGCCGTCGAGGGCGGCGACCGCGACCCCGAGGTGATCAACGCCGCCTTTCGCGCCGTCCATTCGGTGAAGGGCGGCGCCGGGGCCTTCAACCTCGTCGACCTCGTGCGCTTCGCCCACGCCTTCGAGAACGTGATGGACCTCGTCCGCGTCGGCCGGCTGGAGCCGGCTCCCGCGCTGGTCCGCCTCATGCTCCGGGCCACCGACGTCCTGTCCGACCTGCTGCGCGCGGCGCGGGCCGACGCCCCGCACGACGCGGCGCGGGCCGACGCGGTGACGGCGGAGCTCGCGGCGGCCTGCGCGGGCCCTGTCCCCCCGCCGCCCGCGGCGTCGGCCGACGATGCGATGCCGGTCTTCGCGCCCATCCCGGTCGACCTCGACGCCTTCGACGACCTCGGCGGCTCGGATGGGCCTGTGCCCAGCGGGACCGAGCGCTTCCTGATCTCGTTCCGCCCGCGCGCGGAGCTCTTCGCCAAGGGCAACGAGGTCACGGTGCTGATGCGCGAGCTCGCGCTGCTCGGCGCGCTCGACGTGTCCTGCGACGTCGGCGGCCTCCCCCGCCTCGACGGGCTCGACCCCGAGGCGGCCTATCTCGGCTGGACCGCGACGCTCGACACGGCCGCCGGGGAGGCGGCCGTCCGCGAGATCTTCGAATTCGCCGAATGGGACAGCGAGCTCGCGATCGAGCGGGTCGACGCCGCCCCGGCCGAGCCGGAGATGCCGGTCTTCGTCCCGATCCCCGTCGACGTCCTGCCGGACCTCGACGCGCCGGCGCCGGAGCCCGCACCCGGGGCACCGGCCGTCCCAGCGCCGTCGCCGGCCGAACCCGCCGCGAAGGCGGCGGACCCCGAGGGGCGCGGCGCGGCGCCGGTCACCACGATCCGCGTCGACCTCGGCCGCGTCGACCGGCTCATCGACCTCGTGGGCGAGCTCGTCATCAACCAGGCCATGCTGGCCGAGCGCGTGGCCGAGGCCGGCCTCGCCCGCGTGTCGCAAGTGGCCGTGGGCCTCGACGAGCTGGAGCAGCTCACCCGCGAGATCCAGGACAGCGTCATGGCGATCCGGGCGCAGCCTGTGCGGTCCGTGTTCCAGCGCATGCCCCGCCTCGCCCGCGAGGTGGCGGCGCAGGTCGGCAAGAGCGTCCGCCTCGTCGTCCAGGGCGAGGGCACCGAGGTCGACAAGACGGTCGTCGAGCGCCTGATCGACCCGCTCACCCACATGATCCGCAACGCCATCGACCACGGCCTGGAGCGGCCGGAGAAGCGCGCCGCCGCCGGCAAGCCCGAGGAGGGTCAGGTCAACCTGTCGGCCACCCACCGCTCCGGCCGCATCGTCATCGAGGTGTCGGACGACGGCGCGGGCATCGACCGGCCGCGCGTGCGCTCGATCGCGGTCGACAGGGGGCTGATCCCGGCGGACGCCCGGCTGACCGACGACGAGACCGACAACCTCATCTTCCTGCCCGGTTTCTCCACGGCCGCGGCCGTGTCCGACATCTCGGGACGCGGGGTCGGCATGGACGTGGTCAGGCGTTCCATCCAGGCGCTCGGCGGCCGCATCTCCATCGCGTCCCGGCCGGGCCTCGGCTCGACCTTCACCATGAGCCTGCCGCTCACGCTGGCGGTGCTGGACGGCATGGTGGTGTCCGTGGCCGGGCACACGCTCGTCGTGCCGCTCACCTCCATCGTCGAGATCCTGCTGCCCAAGGCGACGGCGGTGCACGGCTTCGGCGACGACGCCCGGGTGATCGGCGTGCGCGACACCTTCGTGCCCCTGGTCGACGTCGGCGAGGTCATGGCGCTGCGCGGCCGGCTCGACGACGCCCATTCCGGCGTGGCGCTGCTGGTGGAAGTGGAGGGCGGGACCCGCGCGGCGCTGCTGGTCGACGCCATCCAGGGCCAGCGCCAGGTCGTGATCAAGAGCCTGGAGGCCAACTACGGCCACGTGGCCGGCATCGCGGCCGCGACCATCCTCGGCGACGGCCGCGTCGCCCTGATCCTCGACGTCGACGCGGTCGCGGCGCCCGGCGCCCGCGGCCTTCTCCCCGCCCTCGCACGCGCAGGCTGACCCGCGATGGACCTCACCCAGAAGACCGACGGCGCGGCTCCGCGCGAGCTGATCTCCTTCCTGATCGGCGACCAGGAGTTCTGCGTCGACATCATGACCGTGCGCGAGATCCGGGGTTGGAGCCCCGCCACGCCGCTCCCCCACGCGCCGGCCTACGTGCGCGGCGTCATCAACCTGCGCGGCGCGGTGCTGTCGATCGTCGACCTCGCGGCGCGCCTGGGCCTGCCCGCCACGGAGCCGACCGCGCGCGCCGTGGTGATCGTGGCGCAGATGGGCGGCCGCGTGGTGGGCCTGCTCGTCGACGCCGTCACGGGCATCCTGACCGTCACGGCCGACGCCGTGCAGCCGACGCCCGACGTCGGATCCGACATGGCGCGCAGCTTCGTGGCGGGCGTGCTGGCCGTCGAGGGGCGGATGATCAGCCTCGTCACGCTCGACAACGTGCTGCCCCCGGTCGAGCGGGAGGCCGCGTGACCGCCGCGGCCCGTCCCAAGGCCCGGACCGCCGCGGCGGCGAAGCGCGACGACGGCGGATGCGCGCTCGGCCCCCGCGAGTTCAAGCGCATCGCCGCCCTGGTCCACGCCGAATCCGGCATCTTCCTGCCCGAGGGCAAGGTCGACCTGGTCTACGCGCGCCTGGTCAGGCGCCTGCGCGCCCTCGGCTTCGACTCGTTCCGCGACTACTGCGCCCTGGTCGAGGGCGAGGGCGGGATCGACGAGCGCCAGGGCATGATCGCGGCCCTGACCACCAACGTCACGAGCTTCTACCGCGAGCCGCACCACTTCAAGCACCTCCGCGAGTCGATCCTCCCCGACCTCGCCGCGCGCGCCCGCGCCGGCGGCCGCGTGAGGCTGTGGTCGGCCGGCTGCTCGCGCGGCCACGAGCCCTACTCGCTCGCCATGACGGTGCTGTCCGTCCTGCCGGACGCGGCGGAGCGCGACGTCCGCATCCTCGCGACCGACATCGACCCCCACGTCCTCGCCGAAGGGCGGGCCGGCAGCTACGAGCGCGAGGTGCTCGCCGACGCCCCGCCCGCGGAGGTGGCCCGCCATTTCGAGCCGGCGGACGGCCGGGGCGGCGCCTCGCACCTCGCCGCGGGCGGGGCCCTCCGGCGCCTCGTCGCCTTCCGCGAGCTCAACCTCGTGGGCGAGTGGCCGATGTCCGGCCTGTTCGACGTCGTCTTCTGCCGCAACGTGGCGATCTACTTCGACGAGGCCACGCAGGCGCGGCTGTGGATGCGCTTCGCCGAGCGGACCCGCCCCGGCGGCACGCTGTGCATCGGCCACTCGGAGCGCCTGTCCGGCCCCGCCCTCGGCCGCTATTCGGGCGTCGGCGTGACCACCTACCGTCTCGACGGGGGGCGGCCGGCGTGAGGCGTTATCGCGTCCTCGTGGTCGACGACTCGCCCACCATGCGCCGCCTCGTGTCGGCCGTGCTGCGGGCCTCGCCGGACCTCGACGTGGTGGGCGAGGCCTGCGACGCCATCGAGGCCCGCGCGGCCATCAAGGCGCTCGATCCCGACGTGGTGACGCTCGACGTCGAGATGCCGGGCATGGACGGGCTCGACTTCCTCGAACGGCTCATGACGCTGCGGCCGATGCCGGTCGTGATGGTGTCGAGCCTCACGGAGCGATGCGGCGAGATCGCGACCCGTGCGCTCGCGATCGGCGCCGTCGACTGCGTAGCCAAGCCGGTGCCGGGCGACGGCGAGCCCTTCGCGGATCTCGCCCGCAAGGTGAGGGCGGCCGCCGCGGTCCGGGTCCGCCGCCCCGAGGCCGCCGAGCGCCCGGAGCCGGCCCCCGCCGGCTACGCGCCCGACGGGAGGGTCGTGGCCGTCGGCTCGTCGACGGGCGGCGTCGAGGCGCTCATCGCCGTGCTGGGCGTGCTGCCCGCCGACTGCTCGCCCGTGGTGGTGACGCAGCACATGCCGCCGCTGTTCACCCGCTCGCTCGCCGACCGGCTCGACCGGCTGTGCGCCCCGGCGGTGTGCGAGGCGACCGACGGGGCTCCGCTGGTTCCGGGCCGGGTCTACCTCGCGCCGGGCGGCGCGAAGCACCTCGAAGTGGTGCGCGGGTCGAGCGCGAGGCCGGGCGGCCCGGCGCGCTGCCGCCTGCGCGAGGGCGAGCCGGTGAACGGCCATCGGCCGTCGGTGGACGCGCTGTTCCGCTCCGTCGCGCGCCACCTCGGCCCCGCCGCCGTCGGGGTCATCCTCACCGGCATGGGGCGCGACGGGGCCGACGGCCTGCGCGCCATGCGCGACGCCGGCGCCGCCACGCTCGGCCAGGACGCCGCGACGTCGCTGGTCTACGGCATGCCCCGCACGGCCTTCGAGGCCGGCGGGGTCGAGCGGCAGCTGCCGCTCCACAGGATCGGCGCGGAGATCGCCGCGATGACGGATGCCACGAACCGGAAGACGAGCCGATGCCGCAAGCCGCACAGCTGAAAGTCATGATCGCCGACGACCAGCAGACGAGCCGGATGCTGATCCGCGCGGCGCTGGCCGAGCTCGGCATCGTCAACATCGCCATGGCCAAGGACGGCG is drawn from Lichenibacterium dinghuense and contains these coding sequences:
- a CDS encoding protein-glutamate methylesterase/protein-glutamine glutaminase, with protein sequence MRRYRVLVVDDSPTMRRLVSAVLRASPDLDVVGEACDAIEARAAIKALDPDVVTLDVEMPGMDGLDFLERLMTLRPMPVVMVSSLTERCGEIATRALAIGAVDCVAKPVPGDGEPFADLARKVRAAAAVRVRRPEAAERPEPAPAGYAPDGRVVAVGSSTGGVEALIAVLGVLPADCSPVVVTQHMPPLFTRSLADRLDRLCAPAVCEATDGAPLVPGRVYLAPGGAKHLEVVRGSSARPGGPARCRLREGEPVNGHRPSVDALFRSVARHLGPAAVGVILTGMGRDGADGLRAMRDAGAATLGQDAATSLVYGMPRTAFEAGGVERQLPLHRIGAEIAAMTDATNRKTSRCRKPHS
- a CDS encoding response regulator, which produces MSKTVLTVDDSRTMRDMLRIALSSAGYEVLQAEDGQHGLELLASARPDVIITDINMPRLDGFGFIEGVRRDARLRAVPILVLSTESHVEKKQRARAAGATGWIVKPFDGAKLVDAVRRVAA
- a CDS encoding chemotaxis protein CheA; translated protein: MDALAEIRQTFFQECDEQLVELEAGLLAVEGGDRDPEVINAAFRAVHSVKGGAGAFNLVDLVRFAHAFENVMDLVRVGRLEPAPALVRLMLRATDVLSDLLRAARADAPHDAARADAVTAELAAACAGPVPPPPAASADDAMPVFAPIPVDLDAFDDLGGSDGPVPSGTERFLISFRPRAELFAKGNEVTVLMRELALLGALDVSCDVGGLPRLDGLDPEAAYLGWTATLDTAAGEAAVREIFEFAEWDSELAIERVDAAPAEPEMPVFVPIPVDVLPDLDAPAPEPAPGAPAVPAPSPAEPAAKAADPEGRGAAPVTTIRVDLGRVDRLIDLVGELVINQAMLAERVAEAGLARVSQVAVGLDELEQLTREIQDSVMAIRAQPVRSVFQRMPRLAREVAAQVGKSVRLVVQGEGTEVDKTVVERLIDPLTHMIRNAIDHGLERPEKRAAAGKPEEGQVNLSATHRSGRIVIEVSDDGAGIDRPRVRSIAVDRGLIPADARLTDDETDNLIFLPGFSTAAAVSDISGRGVGMDVVRRSIQALGGRISIASRPGLGSTFTMSLPLTLAVLDGMVVSVAGHTLVVPLTSIVEILLPKATAVHGFGDDARVIGVRDTFVPLVDVGEVMALRGRLDDAHSGVALLVEVEGGTRAALLVDAIQGQRQVVIKSLEANYGHVAGIAAATILGDGRVALILDVDAVAAPGARGLLPALARAG
- a CDS encoding chemotaxis protein CheW; translation: MDLTQKTDGAAPRELISFLIGDQEFCVDIMTVREIRGWSPATPLPHAPAYVRGVINLRGAVLSIVDLAARLGLPATEPTARAVVIVAQMGGRVVGLLVDAVTGILTVTADAVQPTPDVGSDMARSFVAGVLAVEGRMISLVTLDNVLPPVEREAA
- a CDS encoding protein-glutamate O-methyltransferase; translated protein: MTAAARPKARTAAAAKRDDGGCALGPREFKRIAALVHAESGIFLPEGKVDLVYARLVRRLRALGFDSFRDYCALVEGEGGIDERQGMIAALTTNVTSFYREPHHFKHLRESILPDLAARARAGGRVRLWSAGCSRGHEPYSLAMTVLSVLPDAAERDVRILATDIDPHVLAEGRAGSYEREVLADAPPAEVARHFEPADGRGGASHLAAGGALRRLVAFRELNLVGEWPMSGLFDVVFCRNVAIYFDEATQARLWMRFAERTRPGGTLCIGHSERLSGPALGRYSGVGVTTYRLDGGRPA